CGGCTACCAACTCCGCAAGAACCTGTGGGCGTTCACCGACGACCAGATCGCCGTGCGATTCCAGTACGAATGGCACGACCATGACGGCCAGTGGTGGCGCTCCTACGGCAACGAACTGTGGCGCTTCGACGCGCACGGCTACATGACCCATCGCGAAGCCAGCATCAACGACCGTCCCGTCAGCCAGGAGGAGCGACGCGTCACCCCAGGCCAGGGCGAGCTTCCCACCTGGTAACACCCCACCATCCCGCGACCGGATGCCCCTGTCTGTCGAGATGACGCGCGGTGCTTGCCCCGGGGCTGGACCATCCGCGTAACAGCACCAACCAGCTGGCCGGCGACCGTAAGGTCGCCGGCCGCTTTCGCATCCGAAAGGCTCTACGTGTCCCACCCCAACGCCGCTCTCACGCCCCGGCACCGCCTGATCGTCGGCCGTCTCGTGGTCGACGATGGCTTCCCGATCAGCGAGGTCGCCGCCCGCTTCCAGGTCTCCTGGCCCACCGTGAAGCGCTGGGCCGACCGCTACCGCACCGGCCAGTCCATGCAGGACCGCTCCTCACGGCCCCGCCGGTCGCCGAACAAGACCAGCCACGCAACTGCGAAGCGCTGCATCCGGCTTCGCCTCCGACTGCGCGAAGGC
The genomic region above belongs to Cutibacterium equinum and contains:
- a CDS encoding nuclear transport factor 2 family protein, with product MTETRKPTPPFTAETAALKVQAAEDAWNTRDPEKVAQAYSVDTVWRNRDQTITGRDQVIAFLTDKWDRELGYQLRKNLWAFTDDQIAVRFQYEWHDHDGQWWRSYGNELWRFDAHGYMTHREASINDRPVSQEERRVTPGQGELPTW